attatatacatatatatataatatatagcttttttctgttttaattctgttttgttttttgttttttttttaaatctcttagaattatatatatatatatatatatatatcataatatattatatatatataacatatatgtaatatataatatatatattacatccatatataatatttttgagaacttaaaaaaaaaaaaaaaaaaaaaatgattacTTACTCAGAATATTTTGATGACTATGTTGAAGATTTAAACAGatatttacataaaataaaacattctatatataatataacaagtttgaaaataaataaaaaaaaataaaaaataaatgtatataaaatatattattatatatataattccatatatatatttattatataataatattattatactttgctaaattaaaaattttttttattcgataaatatatttttagataaagaagattataataaaataagagAATACATTTTCGAAGCTGAAAAATGCgtataaaataaataaataattaatatgtaaatatatatattacatgtatatattttt
This genomic interval from Plasmodium gaboni strain SY75 chromosome Unknown, whole genome shotgun sequence contains the following:
- a CDS encoding putative vesicle transport v-SNARE protein; this translates as MITYSEYFDDYVEDLNRYLHKIKHSIYNITNKEDYNKIREYIFEAEKCIKQINIEINSLPKGSNKIINQINTYNFDLKKYKDIVKKMSADYYSEEY